One Tursiops truncatus isolate mTurTru1 chromosome 3, mTurTru1.mat.Y, whole genome shotgun sequence DNA segment encodes these proteins:
- the LOC117311877 gene encoding uncharacterized protein: MAGRTSQKSCEAEPRVLPSQSLLQEDDPEPPSQQLQATGSRGSEPRSNLDLSRGPLVALEYLPFFRTYGQLLAEEELAPRPEVCRDRGGDQSIREEDSEPPSGFFPYYRSKEERFPSLALPGRWCAGSRDPPAWRELQACCCCRTTVSGRCSAGPAGPDLISGLSHSPTRCPTLLASAGHSRDSGLDALVYSDVAFGGQALCAPGFVPYYRSPEECLRTSPGPPACPLWGQESTGKLPGPGAASLRRNRCWGRQGRPKNGPQHLMISTQAVKWLAVRLPELSSPWTWSWPGTAAFRPSFSPRREDSKPRQAPLLGWKEDPAPC; this comes from the exons ACGTCCCAGAAGAGCTGCGAGGCTGAGCCCAGAGTCTTGCCCTCTCAGAGCCTCCTGCAGGAGGACGACCCAGAGCCCCCGTCCCAGCAACTGCAGGCCACCGGTTCAAGGGGCAGTGAGCCCCGCAGCAACCTTGACCTCTCCCGTGGGCCCCTGGTGGCCTTGGAGTACCTGCCGTTCTTTCGCACCTACGGGCAGCTCCTGGCTGAGGAGGAGCTGGCCCCGCGGCCCGAGGTTTGCAGGGACCGAGGAGGAGACCAGAGTATCAGAGAGGAGGACTCAGAACCACCCAGTGGCTTCTTCCCTTACTACCGCTCCAAGGAGGAGCGTTTTCCCAGCCTGGCCCTTCCTGGCAGGTGGTGTGCAGGCTCCCGTGACCCGCCCGCCTGGAGGGAGCTGCAGGCTTGCTGCTGCTGCAGGACGACAGTCAGCGGCAGGTGTTCC GCTGGCCCGGCAGGCCCAGACCTCATCTCTGGGCTCTCTCACTCGCCGACTCGCTGCCCCACCCTGCTGGCCTCAGCGGGGCACTCCCGTGACAGCGGCTTGGATGCGCTTGTCTACAGCGACGTCGCCTTCGGGGGCCAGGCCCTGTGTGCTCCAGGATTCGTGCCTTACTACAGAAGCCCTGAGGAGTGTCTGCGCACGAGCCCTGGGCCTCCCGCCTGTCCACTTTGGGGCCAGGAGTCCACAGGGAAGCTGCCCGGGCCTGGTGCAGCCTCACTGCGCCGGAACAGGTGCTGGGGGCGGCAGGGACGACCGAAGAACGGCCCCCAGCACCTGATGATTAGCACACAGGCGGTGAAATGGCTGGCGGTGAGGTTACCAGAGCTCAGTTCGCCCTGGACCTGGAGCTGGCCTGGGACTGCAGCCTTCAGGCCTTCATTTTCCCCCCGGCGGGAGGACTCCAAGCCCCGGCAGGCTCCCCTGTTGGGCTGGAAAGAAGACCCTGCACCCTGTTAG